The genomic interval CGGCGCGAACTTGAACTGAGTCAAATTATCACAGGTTCACCGGTCACAGCACACTGAAATTCCCCCCCGGCGCCACTCCCTCCCCCAGAAGAACGCCGGGCATCCAGCGGCACGGGAGCCTCCCCGGGCCCACCCCCGGCCTGACCGGGTAGACACCAGTGGCACGGTGGCCTCCCCTGGGCGGGCCACGGACGGTATAGCCGGGACCACCGCCGAACCCTGGGCCCGATGGCCGCGCCGCCACCGCCTTCAGCCCGCCGGCAGGCGTGCCTGCCCCGGCCGGGTGGGTGCGCTAGCCTGACAGGCGTGAGCCTCACTGCTGCTGAACTTCAGACGTACCTGAATGCCCTCGTCCGGGGCGAACTGAAACTCTCCACCATGATCTGGGGACCGCCCGGCGTGGGCAAGAGCAGCGTGGTGGCGCAGGTGGCCGCCGCGAACCGGCTGGGGTTCGTGGACGTGCGCCTCTCCCAGCTGGCGCCCACGGACCTGCGCGGGCTGCCCGTGCCGGAAAGCGACGGGCAGGGCGGCGGGGTGAGCCGCTGGTACCCGCCGGAGTTCCTGCCCCGCGACGGGCGCGGCATCCTGTTCCTGGACGAGGTGAACATGGCGCCTCCCACCATGCAGGGCATGGCGCAGCAGCTGATCCTGGACCGCCGGGTGGGCAGTTACGAACTGCCCGACGGGTGGTTCGTGTGGGCGGCCGGGAACCGCAAGGAGGACCGCGCCAGCGTGTTCGACATGCCCGCCCCACTTGCCAACCGCTTCCTGCACCTCACGGTCCGGCCCGATTTCGACTCGTGGCGCGCCTACGCGCTGGGACGCGGCCTGCACGAGCACGTGGTGGCCTTCCTGACGTTCCGCCCGGAACTGCTGCACCGCCTGGACCCGCAGCAGCCGGCGTGGCCCAGCCCGCGCGCGTGGGAGATGGCGTCCCGGCTGCACCGCGCCGGGCTGGACGCGGCCCCCGCCATCGGTGAGGCCGCCGGAGCGGAGTTCAGTGCATTCGTGCGGCTGTACGAGCAGCTGCCGGACCTCGGCATCGTGCTGGAGGGCCGCGGCGGTGGGCTGCGCCTGCCGGACGAACCGAGCGTGCGCTACGCGGCCGTGGTGGGTCTCGCGGCGCGCGCGCAGACGGCCGACGAGGCGTACCACGCCTTCACGTGGCTGGCCGACAGTGCCGGTCCGGAATGGCTGCAGCTGTACGTGGCGACGCTGGTCAGCAAGTTCCAGGCGATCGGTCAGCTCGCGGATCTGGCAGATCTGGTGGGCCGTGACGACCGCCTGGCGACCCTGGTGCAGACCACCCTGACGCTCACGGAGGGCGCGTAGGTGCAGCGGCGGCCGGTGAGGACCGACAGCCGGCGCCCCGGCCGCTCCCCGCTCCGGGCGGCGGGGGCGCCGTGACGGGGCCTGTGCCGGTCACGCCGGACTTTCAGCGGCTGATTTCCGGAGCGCGGCTGCGCCTGAGAGGCCGCTCGGCCTTCTTCGCGACGCTGCTGCTGCACGCGGAATTCGTTCCGTCCCGCGAGGTTGCGGCGGCGGGCACGGACGGTGAGCGGGTGTACGTGAACCCGGAGGTGGCCGCCAGTCTGCCCGTGGATGTGCTCGATGGCCTGCTGCTGCACGAGGTGCTGCACGCCGCGCTGTCGCACGTGGAGCGGCGCGGGCCGCGCGAGAAGAAACGCTGGAACAAGAGTGCGGACCTGATCGTGAACGGCATGGTGGCCGCCGCGGGCCTGCCGGTCCCGCCGCAATCCCGCCGGGACGAGCACCTGGAGCGCCTGAGCGTGGAAGAGGTGTACACCGCCATTGAGGCCGAAGCGCAGGGCGACGGCGAGGACGAAGGGGATGACCTGCTCGACGGCCCCCCAAGTGACGCGCCGCCCCGCGGGCAGAAACCCGGACAGAGCGGACAGACCCAGCGTCAGTGGCAGCAGGCGCTGGCGCAGGCCCGCAGCGTGGAAGCCATGAGTGGCAAGGGCGACGACCCGCTGGGCGAACACCGCGAGTTGCAGCGCCTCGCGCCTGCGCGGCTCGACTGGCGGGCGCACCTGTGGCGCTTCCTCGCCCGGACGCCGGTGGATTTCGGGGGGTTCGACCGGCGGTTCGTGGGCCGGGGCCTGTACCTGGAGGCGCTGGATGACGAGTCCCTGCGCGCCCTGATCGCCGTGGACACCTCAGGCAGTGTGGATGACGACGCCGTGCGCGCCCTGGTGAGCGAGGTGCAGGGGGTGCTGGGCGCGTACCCGCACGTGCGGGCCACGCTGTACTACGCGGACACGGAGGCGTACGGTCCGCACGACCTGACCCCCGGCGGGGAGATCCCGCCGCCGCAGGGTGGGGGTGGCACGGACTTCCGCCCGGTGTTCGCCCTGCTCGATGAGCATGAGCCGGACGTGCTGGTGTACCTCACGGACGGGTACGGGGACTTCCCGGACGCGGCGCCGCGCGTCCCGACGCTGTGGGTGGTGCCGCCTGGTGGGCTGGAGGACGAAGGCTTCCCGTTCGGTGAGGTGCTGCGCCTGGAGGAACACACATGATCGCCACGAGCCGCCCACAGGCGTTCGAGCCGGACCTGACCCTGAGTCCCACCCCGCAGACCGTGTGGTTCGTTTTTCAGGGGCCCAGACTGCTGGTGCGTGAGGACGGCACCCTCCCCCAGGGTGAGGTGCCCTGGGCGCTGGAGGACGTCACGCCGCTGGGCCGCCAGGAGGACGTGCCGTTCTTCACTGCGGGTCTGAGCGGTGACGCGCCGGAGGGCTGGGCGGCGCTGCCCGTCCGGGCGTGCTTCGGCCGCCTGCCGGATGACCGGATGGGTCTGGCCGGGTACGCGGCGCAGGTGCTGGATTTCATCCGCACCCACCGTTACTGCGGTCGCTGCGCCTCGGCCCTGACCGACGCGGCGCATGAGCGCTCCCGCCGCTGCCCGAACTGCGGCCTGGCGGTGTACCCGCGCGTGGCGCCCGTGGCAATGGTCCTGATTCACCGCGGGCAGGGCGCCGCCACGGAACTGCTTCTGGCCCGCAGTCCGCACTTTCCGCCCGGAATGTACTCCGCCATTGCCGGCTTCGTGGAGCCGTCTGAGACGCTGGAAACAGCGGCGCGGCGCGAGGTGCTTGAGGAGGTGGGCGTGCAGGTGGGGGAGCTGCGCTACGCGTTCAGTCAGCCGTGGCCGTTCCCGCACTCCCTGATGCTGGGTTTTGACGCCGAGTACGTGAGCGGGGCGATCACCCCCCAGGCCGGTGAGATCGAGGACGCCCGCTGGTTTCCGGTCACGGCCCTGCCGACCCTGCCGGCACCGGTGAGTATCGCCCGCGCGCTGATCGACCGGGCGGTGCAGGCCGCGCTTCCCCTCTAGGCGGCCCGGTTCAGGGACGCCGCGCTCCCCGGCGCTCGTGGCATCATCGGGCGGATGACTGGCGAGCTAGACCCGCGCACACTGACCATTCTGGGAGTGGAGGGCGCCCTGGAGGCCGCGGCCGCTCCCCGCGCCACGGCTGACACCCTCTCGGGCCTCAGCGCGCACCCGGATTCCCGCGTGCGCGCCCTGGTGGCCCGCCACCCCAACACGCCGGTGGACGTGCTGGGCAGCCTCGCTGCGGCGTATCCGGCGGACGTGCTGGCCAATCCTGGCCTGCCGCTGATGCGTCTGGCCCGCCCCAATCTGCTGAACGCGTTTCCTGCAGACGGCGTGATTGCCCTGCTGAACGCGCCCGGTCTGCCCGGGTGGGTGGTGGACGCCGCCCTGCGGCACGACGATTACGCGGTGCGCACCGCGCTGGCTGCCCGGCCGGGCCTGAGTGCCGAGCGGGTCGCGGCGCTCGCGCAGGACGCCGGGTGGCAGATCCGCGAGGCGGTGGCGCGGCGGGAGGGACTCAGTGAGGCCCTGGTGCGTCAGCTGGCCGCAGATGATGACTACGACGTCCGCAAGGCCGTGGCGGCCCGAACGGACCTTCCAGGGGACGTTCTGCGACGCTTCGTGCAGGACGGGCACGGCATGGTCCGTGCCAGCGTCGCGCGCCGGCTGGACCTGCCGCTG from Deinococcus taeanensis carries:
- a CDS encoding ATP-binding protein, with the protein product MSLTAAELQTYLNALVRGELKLSTMIWGPPGVGKSSVVAQVAAANRLGFVDVRLSQLAPTDLRGLPVPESDGQGGGVSRWYPPEFLPRDGRGILFLDEVNMAPPTMQGMAQQLILDRRVGSYELPDGWFVWAAGNRKEDRASVFDMPAPLANRFLHLTVRPDFDSWRAYALGRGLHEHVVAFLTFRPELLHRLDPQQPAWPSPRAWEMASRLHRAGLDAAPAIGEAAGAEFSAFVRLYEQLPDLGIVLEGRGGGLRLPDEPSVRYAAVVGLAARAQTADEAYHAFTWLADSAGPEWLQLYVATLVSKFQAIGQLADLADLVGRDDRLATLVQTTLTLTEGA
- the nudC gene encoding NAD(+) diphosphatase; translation: MIATSRPQAFEPDLTLSPTPQTVWFVFQGPRLLVREDGTLPQGEVPWALEDVTPLGRQEDVPFFTAGLSGDAPEGWAALPVRACFGRLPDDRMGLAGYAAQVLDFIRTHRYCGRCASALTDAAHERSRRCPNCGLAVYPRVAPVAMVLIHRGQGAATELLLARSPHFPPGMYSAIAGFVEPSETLETAARREVLEEVGVQVGELRYAFSQPWPFPHSLMLGFDAEYVSGAITPQAGEIEDARWFPVTALPTLPAPVSIARALIDRAVQAALPL
- a CDS encoding vWA domain-containing protein, translated to MTGPVPVTPDFQRLISGARLRLRGRSAFFATLLLHAEFVPSREVAAAGTDGERVYVNPEVAASLPVDVLDGLLLHEVLHAALSHVERRGPREKKRWNKSADLIVNGMVAAAGLPVPPQSRRDEHLERLSVEEVYTAIEAEAQGDGEDEGDDLLDGPPSDAPPRGQKPGQSGQTQRQWQQALAQARSVEAMSGKGDDPLGEHRELQRLAPARLDWRAHLWRFLARTPVDFGGFDRRFVGRGLYLEALDDESLRALIAVDTSGSVDDDAVRALVSEVQGVLGAYPHVRATLYYADTEAYGPHDLTPGGEIPPPQGGGGTDFRPVFALLDEHEPDVLVYLTDGYGDFPDAAPRVPTLWVVPPGGLEDEGFPFGEVLRLEEHT